Proteins encoded together in one Oryzias latipes chromosome 11, ASM223467v1 window:
- the LOC101173954 gene encoding C-type lectin domain family 4 member G, with protein sequence MNNSYNQLQTKLSVMMVNNSRLEDEIKQLRDENEVVTIDHRRLQDDMKNLKIKTDNKKCRNGWMRFGCSCYLKSTFTTSWDKSRSDCQNKGSDLVIIDDEEEQGFITKLNQNGESWIGLEVGWSTQKEKYDWKWVDGSQLTEIFEKKEKIEFTDYNTAVYLNAEGKWKSLPKTRHKTFICEI encoded by the exons atgaacaACAGTTACAACCAACTGCAGACTAAACTTTCAG TCATGATGGTCAACAACAGTCGTCTGGAGGATGAAATCAAGCAGCTGAGAGATGAAAATGAAG TCGTGACAATTGACCACAGACGTCTGCAGGACGACATGAAGAATCTGAAGATCAAGACTGACA ATAAAAAGTGTCGTAATGGATGGATGAgatttggatgcagctgctacCTCAAATCTACTTTCACCACATCTTGGGATAAGAGCAGGAGCGACTGTCAGAATAAAGGATCTGATCTGGTGATCATAGACGACGAAGAGGAACAG GGTTTTATCACAAAGctgaatcagaatggagaatCCTGGATTGGTCTGGAAGTTGGATGGTCCACACAAAAGGAGAAATATGATTGGAAGTGGGTGGATGGATCACAGCTAACAGAAAT atTCGAGAAAAAGGAGAAGATAGAATTCACTGACTACAACACTGCAGTCTATTTAAATGCTGAGGGGAAATGGAAAAGTCTGCCCAAAACTCGCCATAAAACCTTCATCTGTGAGATATGA